A part of Candidatus Electrothrix aestuarii genomic DNA contains:
- a CDS encoding trypsin-like serine protease, whose protein sequence is MSKNYLLLCVGFYAALFILFTNHDVFAVADGEATFDYPQIGALLKFDADRRLNVVCSGTLIGAKSFLTAAHCVCGGMNPGVVGSCDSNEKQEGCTECNPVTDDYRAFFQGIGIKAIEDINIAPNYGKKMIGDIAADSDYATILLKEDVAWIKPAELASENFYNTVNDVSIAGFGAIKEFDAYSSTINGSYGIKRYGKSSISECIINEDEETHYEEAICIKKNEEDSGVCSIDSGGPVFLKKGNGNIEIIGIEHGPVTKECDEYGAINISSSVYYYKSKIDRGSISYNEKFSLVPVRQCSGYIDNCQKKEFRIAYETSKIFVTVNGTDDTIDSDWRNNYEILLDYKNGSSIKTIDCENQHIGTFKSCVVENPQQGDWTTKIRKRNGPGGEVQLMVTALVDKSLADSLRSECNFLDLPKTSPYRKAIKKLCELGVLNGVRDLIFEPDKFVNRAEFSKMSILTAEQAGIQFHDQEMNTFPDVIKGSWYEEYVQKLANKPVIINNEKYGHVIEGHPDGEFKPDDFISMPAMIKMVMQIFFPVTPNSRSWNLPFYRWYTPFLKGAQELPITPIFDRGEFTPVMAKKNKYHLHTKDGDIRFATRKEAAKALYDAYQLYISKK, encoded by the coding sequence ATGAGTAAGAACTACCTATTATTATGTGTTGGATTTTATGCCGCGTTATTCATTCTGTTCACTAATCATGACGTTTTCGCAGTTGCAGATGGGGAAGCAACATTTGATTATCCACAAATTGGTGCGTTGCTTAAATTTGATGCAGACAGAAGGTTAAATGTAGTTTGCTCTGGAACGTTAATTGGGGCAAAAAGTTTTTTGACGGCAGCACATTGTGTATGCGGTGGGATGAACCCTGGTGTGGTTGGAAGCTGTGATTCAAACGAAAAACAGGAGGGGTGTACTGAATGTAATCCAGTCACCGATGATTATAGAGCTTTTTTTCAAGGTATAGGTATTAAAGCAATAGAGGATATAAATATCGCACCGAATTACGGTAAAAAAATGATTGGAGATATTGCAGCAGATAGCGATTATGCTACTATTTTACTTAAAGAAGATGTGGCATGGATAAAACCAGCTGAATTAGCGAGTGAGAATTTTTATAATACCGTTAATGACGTTTCTATAGCTGGATTTGGTGCTATTAAAGAATTTGACGCTTATTCTTCTACTATTAATGGAAGCTACGGAATTAAAAGATACGGAAAAAGTTCAATATCGGAGTGTATAATTAATGAAGATGAAGAAACACATTACGAAGAAGCTATTTGCATAAAAAAGAATGAAGAAGATTCAGGAGTATGCAGCATAGATTCTGGAGGTCCTGTTTTTTTAAAAAAAGGAAATGGTAATATTGAAATTATTGGTATTGAGCATGGCCCTGTTACTAAAGAGTGTGACGAATATGGAGCTATTAACATCTCTAGTTCTGTATACTATTACAAATCAAAAATAGACAGAGGTTCTATAAGTTATAACGAAAAATTTTCCCTTGTTCCTGTGAGGCAATGTTCAGGTTATATTGATAACTGCCAAAAAAAAGAATTCCGTATCGCTTATGAAACAAGTAAAATATTTGTTACTGTCAACGGAACTGATGATACCATAGATTCAGATTGGAGAAATAATTATGAAATTTTGCTTGATTATAAAAATGGCTCCAGTATTAAGACGATAGACTGTGAAAATCAACACATTGGTACATTTAAATCATGCGTTGTTGAAAATCCCCAGCAAGGAGATTGGACTACAAAGATAAGAAAAAGGAATGGCCCTGGAGGGGAAGTACAGCTAATGGTGACGGCATTAGTTGATAAATCGCTTGCTGATTCATTACGATCGGAATGTAATTTTTTAGATCTTCCTAAAACTTCCCCATATCGAAAAGCAATCAAAAAATTATGTGAACTTGGAGTATTGAATGGGGTACGTGATCTAATATTTGAACCGGACAAGTTTGTGAATCGTGCAGAATTTTCAAAAATGTCAATTCTTACAGCAGAACAAGCAGGTATACAGTTTCACGATCAAGAAATGAATACTTTTCCAGATGTCATTAAAGGAAGCTGGTACGAAGAATATGTCCAAAAGTTAGCAAACAAGCCTGTGATAATTAACAATGAGAAATATGGTCATGTAATAGAGGGACATCCCGATGGAGAGTTCAAACCGGATGATTTTATTTCTATGCCTGCAATGATTAAGATGGTTATGCAGATATTTTTTCCTGTTACCCCTAACTCCAGATCATGGAATCTCCCTTTCTACAGGTGGTACACCCCATTCCTAAAAGGGGCTCAAGAACTCCCCATAACACCTATCTTTGACAGAGGAGAATTTACTCCTGTTATGGCTAAAAAAAATAAATACCATCTTCACACAAAAGATGGTGATATAAGATTTGCTACTCGAAAAGAAGCGGCGAAAGCTTTATATGATGCCTATCAGCTTTATATTTCAAAAAAATAA